One genomic segment of Methanolinea mesophila includes these proteins:
- the rnhB gene encoding ribonuclease HII: MKCVANGKVRRVLGIDEAGRGAVIGPLVICGIVCREDRTDDLVASGIRDSKCLKPDERTRVCLAARCHIDDMLYIVLTPQEIDASVRKHQLNVLEAKGMAAIINTLEPDLAIIDSVERVRPGVVEAGLGIRNFRHLIEALVQKEVPIVAENHADRNYPVVAAASVYAKVKRDELVASLYEKYGEDFGSGYPTRRTFQFLSEYFREHHHFPEDMRTNWKTRKKIEEYLTQHDLGEFIPR, from the coding sequence GTGAAGTGTGTGGCAAACGGTAAGGTCCGGAGGGTCCTCGGGATCGATGAAGCCGGCAGGGGAGCCGTAATCGGCCCGCTGGTTATCTGCGGTATAGTGTGCCGGGAGGACAGGACGGATGACCTGGTCGCATCCGGGATAAGGGACTCGAAATGCCTGAAGCCCGACGAACGGACCCGTGTATGCCTGGCTGCGAGGTGCCATATCGATGACATGCTCTATATTGTCCTTACCCCGCAGGAAATTGACGCGAGTGTCCGGAAGCACCAGTTGAATGTGCTGGAAGCGAAGGGGATGGCGGCCATCATCAATACTCTCGAGCCCGACCTGGCGATCATAGATTCGGTGGAACGTGTCCGCCCGGGCGTTGTGGAGGCGGGTCTTGGGATCCGGAACTTCCGCCACCTTATCGAGGCGCTGGTACAGAAAGAGGTGCCTATTGTCGCAGAAAACCACGCCGACAGGAACTATCCCGTGGTTGCCGCGGCATCGGTCTATGCAAAAGTGAAAAGGGACGAACTGGTCGCATCGCTCTATGAGAAGTACGGTGAGGACTTCGGGTCCGGCTATCCCACCAGGAGGACGTTCCAGTTTCTCTCGGAGTATTTCCGGGAACATCACCATTTTCCCGAAGATATGCGCACGAACTGGAAGACCCGGAAAAAGATCGAGGAGTACCTTACCCAGCACGATCTCGGGGAGTTCATCCCCCGGTGA
- a CDS encoding cation:proton antiporter, with amino-acid sequence MASEIFSTVEFQMVLLLFIALAGYILATRVNQSAVVGEILVGLIIGPSVLGWITYTDIVQTLAGIGAIILLFVIGFEFEFKDLLNAKYVVIGAVGIVIPWIGGYATALAFGFDMASAIFVGTALTATSIAITANVLKEMGVLDTEVAKAIIGTAVIDDILSLMVLAVTADVATGSVSIFSVGVVLVTEIVFIVAAAAIGLFVLAPLLERVDHTHIAQLYPEFVFISAVMIAFLYATVAEILGISGIIGAFIAGVSLKSVGLEHSRSIRDSAEALYIIFASIFFISLGILADIHALTGPILIFLLVLTVVAVITKLVGCGLPARLLGMNTRDSLILGFGMSPRGEVAMIVALLGLSLALIGQDIFVAIVMMSLLTTIITPIIYRNCFFRGTCGKDDVKPGTPPDWE; translated from the coding sequence ATGGCCTCCGAGATCTTTTCCACGGTGGAGTTCCAGATGGTGCTCCTCCTCTTCATCGCCCTCGCCGGGTACATCCTGGCAACCCGGGTCAACCAGTCGGCGGTGGTTGGAGAGATACTTGTAGGCTTGATCATCGGGCCCAGCGTGCTCGGATGGATCACCTACACCGATATCGTCCAGACGCTGGCGGGGATCGGGGCAATCATCCTTCTCTTCGTGATCGGGTTTGAGTTCGAGTTCAAAGACCTGTTGAACGCAAAGTACGTCGTTATCGGGGCGGTAGGGATTGTCATTCCCTGGATCGGGGGTTACGCGACGGCCCTCGCATTTGGGTTCGATATGGCGAGCGCCATCTTTGTAGGTACCGCGCTCACCGCCACCAGCATCGCCATTACCGCGAATGTGCTCAAGGAGATGGGTGTTCTGGACACCGAGGTCGCGAAAGCGATTATAGGGACCGCGGTGATCGACGATATCCTCTCACTCATGGTCCTTGCCGTCACCGCCGACGTGGCAACCGGCTCGGTCTCGATCTTTTCGGTGGGGGTTGTGCTGGTCACAGAAATCGTGTTCATTGTCGCAGCCGCGGCGATAGGGCTCTTCGTCCTGGCCCCCCTGCTCGAGAGAGTGGACCACACTCATATCGCCCAACTCTACCCGGAGTTCGTCTTCATATCAGCGGTTATGATCGCATTCCTGTATGCTACAGTCGCTGAAATCCTGGGGATATCCGGGATTATAGGCGCCTTCATCGCCGGGGTCTCGCTCAAGAGCGTGGGACTCGAGCACTCGCGGAGTATCCGCGACAGCGCGGAGGCGCTCTATATCATTTTTGCCTCAATCTTCTTCATCTCGCTTGGGATACTCGCAGATATCCACGCACTTACCGGACCGATCCTGATCTTCCTTCTTGTCCTAACCGTGGTGGCAGTAATCACCAAACTGGTCGGGTGCGGACTCCCGGCCAGGCTGCTCGGGATGAACACGCGGGACTCCCTGATCCTGGGGTTCGGTATGTCACCGCGGGGCGAAGTGGCGATGATAGTGGCCCTGCTGGGGCTGAGCCTCGCCCTGATCGGGCAGGACATCTTCGTGGCCATCGTGATGATGAGCCTGCTCACCACGATCATCACCCCGATCATCTACCGGAACTGCTTCTTCCGGGGGACGTGCGGAAAGGATGACGTAAAGCCCGGCACCCCTCCCGATTGGGAGTGA
- a CDS encoding DUF6159 family protein, with the protein MAGTFSRSWQLVKESWSVLSKDKELLVFPLVSGIAVVLIIASFILPLLFSGLLGSIVGPVAWIMLLFVFYFLTYFVVIFFNTALIAAAYIRLTGGDPTIRDGLSHAGGHLGQIAAWALISATVGLVLSALRNRGGVAGSVASGILGTAWSLVTFFVIPVMIFEEKGVIDAIKESMGLFKRTWGENIVGSIGLGLVWIPAILVLFVTIWTAIAASAFIIPMAALFVLVLAVTGVLYSALRGIFTAALYGYAKTGKVPEAFSGELITGAFRPKGGNI; encoded by the coding sequence ATGGCTGGCACATTCTCCAGGAGCTGGCAGCTCGTGAAAGAGAGCTGGAGCGTGCTCTCGAAGGACAAGGAGCTGCTCGTGTTCCCCCTGGTATCCGGTATCGCGGTGGTTCTCATCATCGCCTCGTTCATCCTCCCGCTCCTCTTCTCCGGGCTGCTGGGAAGCATCGTCGGCCCGGTGGCCTGGATCATGCTCCTCTTTGTATTCTATTTCTTGACCTACTTCGTGGTCATTTTCTTTAACACCGCCTTGATCGCTGCGGCGTACATCCGGCTTACCGGCGGGGATCCCACTATTCGTGACGGGCTTTCTCACGCGGGCGGGCACCTGGGCCAGATCGCGGCCTGGGCCCTCATCTCGGCAACGGTCGGTCTGGTCCTCTCGGCTCTCCGAAACCGGGGCGGGGTCGCAGGCTCCGTCGCTTCAGGGATCCTCGGGACCGCGTGGAGCCTGGTGACCTTCTTTGTGATCCCGGTGATGATCTTCGAGGAGAAAGGGGTCATCGATGCGATAAAGGAGTCCATGGGACTGTTCAAGCGGACGTGGGGTGAGAACATCGTAGGGAGTATCGGGCTCGGGCTCGTGTGGATCCCTGCGATCCTGGTGTTGTTCGTGACGATCTGGACGGCGATCGCGGCAAGTGCATTCATCATTCCCATGGCGGCGCTCTTCGTCCTGGTCCTTGCCGTTACCGGGGTGCTCTACTCTGCACTGAGAGGAATTTTTACCGCCGCTCTCTACGGGTATGCCAAGACCGGCAAGGTCCCGGAAGCATTTTCCGGGGAGCTGATCACGGGAGCCTTCCGGCCGAAAGGCGGGAATATTTAA
- a CDS encoding PadR family transcriptional regulator, whose product MTGIWKFAGKGGKERGLLALYILHALDTRPGTGYDLLKEIEEKTGGQWVPSKGTLYPVLKQLEEERLIELSETGSRAKNIYVLTPKGRKTLAHIKEHRRGPGEKLVVYQTLLAEIFGQEKIVLMSLGMEIHALIHDLPPEKEHDAITVMEECISRLKNI is encoded by the coding sequence ATGACAGGAATCTGGAAGTTTGCGGGTAAAGGAGGGAAAGAAAGGGGTCTTTTAGCCCTGTATATCCTCCATGCTCTGGACACGCGTCCCGGCACGGGGTACGATCTCCTGAAGGAGATCGAGGAAAAGACCGGGGGACAGTGGGTGCCGAGCAAGGGGACCCTCTACCCGGTCTTAAAGCAGCTCGAGGAGGAGCGGTTGATAGAACTCTCCGAGACCGGTTCCCGGGCCAAGAATATCTACGTCCTGACCCCGAAGGGAAGGAAAACGCTTGCCCACATCAAGGAGCACCGGAGAGGGCCGGGAGAAAAACTGGTCGTATACCAGACCCTGCTCGCCGAGATCTTCGGCCAGGAAAAGATAGTCCTCATGAGTCTCGGAATGGAGATTCACGCCCTGATCCACGACCTGCCACCGGAGAAGGAGCACGACGCAATAACCGTCATGGAAGAGTGCATTAGCAGATTGAAGAATATTTAG